CGAGCGCGACGACGGCGTACCGCGTGTACATCGGGGTGCGCTCGACGCGCATCTCGGAGAGCCGGCGGGCGAGGACCGCGGCGACCGCCAGCGCGGCTACCAGTATCAGGACGCCGCCGACGCGCGCGACTGGAGTTGACCCGACGAGCCGACCGGCCGCGAGCGCGACGACGCCGGCGGGATGGCCGACCTCCTCGACGGCGCGGAGACGGTGGTCGGCCTCGTGTAGCTCCGTCTGCGTGAACATCGTCGCGAGCTGGTACAACGCGCCGTAGACGGTCGTGAGCACCGCGCCGAAGACGGCGAGGGCGACGTGAGCGCCGCGGACCCCCGCGTGAGAGACGCCGAGGTCCGCGAGGAGGCCGGACCCGAGGCCGACGGCGAGCAGGACGCCCAGACCCGTCAGGGCGACGAAGAAGGCGAGCGCGACGGCGAAGTGCCGCTCGGTCACGTCGAACTCGTCGAGGGTCGCGAGCGTCCGCCCGACGTTGTAGACGAACGTCCAGAAGCCGGCGAGCAGGAGGACGCCGAACCCCGCGAGCCACGAGAGCCGGCCGAAGGCGAGCGCCGCCGCGAACCCGACCAGGCCGACGACGACCAGCGCGAGGTGGACGTTCGCGAGGCGTCGCGACCGGAGCGTCGTCCCCGACCACACCGGGACGAACTGCGTCATCGCGCCCATGATCGTCACGCACACCCACCCAACCAGAAACAGGTGGACGTGGACGAGACCGCCCAGTCCCGGCACCGCGTCGACGGCCAGTCCGATCCCCGCGAGCAGGGCGCTTCCGAGGAGGGCGGCCCCGACGACGAAGTGCCGGAGCGGGACCGTCATCGGCGGCCCTCGCGCCGCGTCGATACCGCGCGGAACTGCTCCCATGGACGGAGAACGGAACGCCTCTCCCCTCCTGCTGTCGCCGAAGATGTTCGCGCCGTCGTCAGCGCGCGGGAGTCGCCGCCGCACCCCCGCCGAACCGCGCGGGATTAAGTCCGTCCGGTAATCAGATCGTCCCATGCCACGCGACCGAGAGACCGCGTCCTCCGGCGTCCGGGCCCTCTGGGACGCCGCGGAGGTGCCGTAGATGGGCGGGCGAACCGATGATCCCCGAGCGATCGGCGTCGACGTCGGCGGCACGTTCACCGACGTGGCGCTCTCGCTCGGCGGCGACCTCGTCACCGCGAAGGTGCCGAGCACCGAGGACCAGAGCGAGGCCGTCGTCGCGGGGATCGAGAAGGCCTGCGAGGCGGCCGGCATCGACCCCGAGAGCGTGACGGAGTTCTCCCACGCGATGACCGTCTCCGTCAACGCGCTGCTGGAGAACGACGGCGCGCGGACCGCGATCGTGACGACCGAGGGGTTCCGCGACGTGCTTGAGATCGGCCGTCAGACCCGCCCGTCGCTGTACGACCTCGACGCCGAGAAGCCGACGCCGCTCGTCCCCAGACGACGCCGGTTCGAGGTCGCCGAGCGCGCGACCCCCGACGGGATCGAGCGCGCGGTCGACGACGGGGACGTCGAGGCGCTCGTCGCCGACCTCCGCGAGGCGGACGTCGAGTCCGTCGCGGTCTGCCTCCTCCACGCCTACGCCAGCCCGGAGAACGAGCGGCGGGTCGCGGCGGGGCTGCGCGAGGCGCTCGACGTGCCGGTGTCGGCCTCCCACGAGGTCCTGCCCGAGTTCCGCGAGTACGAGCGCACGTCGACGACGGCCGTCGACGCGTACGTGCGGCCGGCGATCGACGGGTACGTCGGCCGCCTCACCGAGCGGGCGCGGGACCTCGGCCTCCCGCGGCCGCGGATCATGCAGGCCAACGGCGGCGTCACCGACGCCGACACCGTCAGGCGGAACGCCGTGACGACCGTCCTCTCGGGCCCCGCGGCGGGCGTCGTGGGCGCGAGCGCCGCGGCGGCGACCGACGCCGACCGCGACGGGCTGGTCACCTTCGACATGGGGGGTACCTCCAGCGACGTGAGCCTCGTCCGCGACGGCGAGGTCGCACGGACCACGGAGTCCGTGATCGCCGACCGACCGATCGGGACGCCGATGGTCGACGTCGAGACGGTGGGAGCCGGCGGCGGGTCGATCGCGTGGGTCGACGCCGGCGGCGCGCTCCGGATCGGCCCGCGCTCGGCCGGGGCCGACCCCGGTCCCGCCTGCTACGGCAAGGGCGGCACGGAGCCGACCGTCACGGACGCGGACCTCGTCTTGGGCTACGTCGGGGCGGACACCGACCTCGGCGGCGACCTCTCGCTCGACGCGGCGGCCGCCCGCGACGCGCTCGCCGACCTCGCCGACGAGGCGGGGATGGACGGGCCGGTCGCGGCCGCGTTGGGGGTCCACCGCGTCGCGAACGCCGACATGAGCCGCGCGATCCGCTCGGTCACCGTCGAGCGCGGCCACGACCCCCGGGCGTTCGGGCTCGTCGCGTTCGGCGGTGCCGGTCCGATGCACGCCGTCTCGATCGCGGACGGACTCGACATCGACCGCGTCGTCGTCCCCCACGCGTCCGGCGTCCTGTCGGCGTACGGGCTGCTCGCGGCCGACGAGACCCGCGACGCGGTGCGGACCCGACAGGGCCCGCTCGCCGGAGTCGAGGGTGACGCGGTCGACGAAGTCTACGGGGAGTTGACGGACCGACTGCTGGGCGAGGTCAGCGATCCGGACGCGGCGCGGGTGGAGTACGCCGCTGACCTCCGGTACGAAGGGCAGAGCTTCGAACTCACCGTCGACGTCGAGCGGCCGTTCGACCCGGTGGCGGCCGGCGAGCGGTTCGCGGCGGCCCACGAGTCGGCGTACGGCTACCGCGCGGACGAACCGGTCGAACTCGTGAACTGCCGCGCCACGGCGACGGTCCCGCGGAGCGCGCCCGCGGTCGAGTCCGTCGGCGGCGGCGACGCGGAACCGCGGACCACCCGCGAGGCGGTGTTCCCCGAAGGGACCCGCGAGACCCCCGTCTACGACCGCGAGCGGTTCCCGGCCGACGAGGCGGTGGCGGGGCCCGCGGTGGTCGAGGGCGCGGAGAGCACGGTCGTCGTGCCGCCGGGATGGGGCGTGCGACTGCGCGGCGACGGCGCGCTGGTCGCGGAGGTGAGCGAC
This genomic stretch from Halorubrum hochsteinianum harbors:
- a CDS encoding hydantoinase/oxoprolinase family protein, with the protein product MGGRTDDPRAIGVDVGGTFTDVALSLGGDLVTAKVPSTEDQSEAVVAGIEKACEAAGIDPESVTEFSHAMTVSVNALLENDGARTAIVTTEGFRDVLEIGRQTRPSLYDLDAEKPTPLVPRRRRFEVAERATPDGIERAVDDGDVEALVADLREADVESVAVCLLHAYASPENERRVAAGLREALDVPVSASHEVLPEFREYERTSTTAVDAYVRPAIDGYVGRLTERARDLGLPRPRIMQANGGVTDADTVRRNAVTTVLSGPAAGVVGASAAAATDADRDGLVTFDMGGTSSDVSLVRDGEVARTTESVIADRPIGTPMVDVETVGAGGGSIAWVDAGGALRIGPRSAGADPGPACYGKGGTEPTVTDADLVLGYVGADTDLGGDLSLDAAAARDALADLADEAGMDGPVAAALGVHRVANADMSRAIRSVTVERGHDPRAFGLVAFGGAGPMHAVSIADGLDIDRVVVPHASGVLSAYGLLAADETRDAVRTRQGPLAGVEGDAVDEVYGELTDRLLGEVSDPDAARVEYAADLRYEGQSFELTVDVERPFDPVAAGERFAAAHESAYGYRADEPVELVNCRATATVPRSAPAVESVGGGDAEPRTTREAVFPEGTRETPVYDRERFPADEAVAGPAVVEGAESTVVVPPGWGVRLRGDGALVAEVSDA